Proteins encoded by one window of Superficieibacter sp. HKU1:
- the fliE gene encoding flagellar hook-basal body complex protein FliE: MAVQGIEGVLSTLQATASIARNQSVQSEPTVGFAGQLHAAIDRISDTQNAARVQAEKFSLGEPGVALNDVMTDLQKSSVSLQMGIQVRNKLIAAYQDIMAMSV; encoded by the coding sequence ATGGCCGTTCAGGGTATTGAAGGGGTGCTCAGCACCCTACAGGCAACCGCCAGTATCGCGCGCAATCAGAGCGTGCAAAGCGAGCCGACCGTCGGCTTTGCCGGGCAGCTTCATGCCGCCATCGACCGGATCAGCGATACACAGAATGCGGCCCGCGTGCAGGCAGAAAAATTTTCGCTGGGCGAGCCGGGTGTGGCGCTGAATGACGTGATGACCGATCTGCAAAAATCGTCGGTGTCACTGCAGATGGGGATTCAGGTACGTAATAAGCTGATTGCGGCGTATCAGGATATTATGGCGATGAGTGTGTAA
- the amyA gene encoding alpha-amylase, translated as MRNPTLLQCFHWYYPDGGKLWPEIEERAATLNDIGINMIWLPPAYKAASGGYSVGYDTYDLFDLGEFDQKGSVATKYGDKQQLLSAINALRQNDIAVLLDVVVNHKMGADEKETVQVQRVNEHDRTQIDDEIIECEAWTRYTFPAREGKYSQFVWDYKCFSGIDHIENPDEDGIFKIVNDYTGEGWNDQVDNELGNFDYLMGENIDFRNHAVTEEIKYWARWVMDETQCDGFRLDAVKHIPAWFYKEWIDHVQEVAPKPLFIVAEYWSHEVEKLQQYIDQVEGKTMLFDAPLHMKFHEASLQGRDYDMTQIFTGTLVEADPFHAVTLVANHDTQPLQALEAPVEAWFKPLAYALILLRENGVPSVFYPDLFGASYEDTGGDGNTYQIEMPIIEQLSELIMARQRFAHGIQTLYFDHPNCIAFSRSGTDEAAGCVVVMSNGDDGEKTIELGENYANKRWCDFLGNREEVVETDDQGTATFLCNGGSVSVWVMEDVL; from the coding sequence ATGCGCAACCCCACGTTGTTGCAATGCTTTCACTGGTATTACCCTGACGGCGGCAAACTCTGGCCTGAGATAGAAGAGCGAGCTGCCACGCTCAACGATATTGGTATCAATATGATTTGGTTGCCCCCGGCCTATAAAGCCGCGTCGGGCGGGTATTCGGTCGGTTACGATACCTACGATTTATTCGATTTGGGCGAATTTGATCAAAAAGGATCGGTTGCGACAAAATATGGTGACAAACAGCAGCTGCTGTCCGCCATCAACGCATTGCGACAAAACGACATCGCCGTGTTACTGGATGTGGTGGTGAACCATAAAATGGGGGCTGATGAAAAGGAGACGGTTCAGGTACAGCGCGTCAATGAACACGACCGCACGCAGATTGATGATGAGATCATCGAGTGTGAAGCCTGGACGCGGTACACCTTTCCGGCGCGAGAAGGGAAATACTCCCAGTTTGTCTGGGATTACAAATGCTTCAGCGGGATCGATCATATCGAGAATCCGGATGAAGACGGCATTTTTAAAATCGTCAACGACTACACCGGCGAAGGCTGGAACGATCAGGTCGATAATGAGCTGGGTAACTTCGATTATCTGATGGGTGAAAACATCGATTTTCGCAACCACGCGGTGACCGAGGAGATTAAGTACTGGGCGCGCTGGGTAATGGATGAGACACAGTGTGACGGTTTTCGTCTGGATGCGGTGAAGCATATTCCGGCGTGGTTCTATAAAGAGTGGATCGATCACGTGCAGGAAGTGGCACCGAAGCCACTGTTTATCGTTGCGGAATACTGGTCGCATGAAGTTGAAAAACTTCAGCAGTATATCGATCAGGTCGAAGGCAAAACCATGCTTTTCGACGCCCCGCTGCACATGAAATTTCATGAAGCATCGCTTCAGGGTCGCGATTACGACATGACGCAGATCTTCACCGGTACGCTGGTGGAAGCCGATCCGTTCCATGCGGTTACGCTGGTGGCAAACCACGATACTCAGCCGCTTCAGGCGCTGGAAGCCCCGGTTGAGGCCTGGTTTAAACCGCTGGCCTACGCGCTGATCCTGTTACGGGAAAACGGTGTGCCGTCAGTGTTCTACCCGGACCTGTTTGGCGCCAGCTATGAAGATACCGGCGGCGACGGTAATACGTATCAGATTGAGATGCCGATTATCGAACAGCTGAGCGAACTGATTATGGCCCGCCAGCGCTTCGCCCACGGTATTCAGACGCTGTATTTTGATCATCCGAACTGTATCGCCTTTAGCCGTAGCGGCACCGACGAAGCGGCAGGCTGCGTGGTGGTGATGTCCAACGGCGACGACGGCGAAAAAACCATCGAGCTTGGCGAAAACTACGCGAACAAACGCTGGTGCGACTTCCTCGGTAACCGTGAGGAAGTCGTTGAAACGGACGATCAGGGTACGGCAACATTCCTGTGCAACGGCGGCAGCGTCAGCGTATGGGTGATGGAGGACGTGCTGTAG
- the fliT gene encoding flagella biosynthesis regulatory protein FliT, with product MNHAPQLYTSYQQLLEQSNMMLRLATEGLWEELIATEMDYVSAVQKLAQLTQQVAPSSVMQDQLRPLLRLILSNESEVKRLLQIRMDELAKLVGQSSIQKSVLTAYSKQGGHVLVPQDNLDTSH from the coding sequence ATGAACCACGCACCGCAACTGTATACCTCGTACCAGCAGCTGCTTGAACAAAGCAATATGATGCTGCGCCTTGCCACCGAAGGATTGTGGGAGGAATTAATCGCTACAGAAATGGATTACGTCAGTGCGGTGCAAAAACTCGCGCAGCTTACGCAGCAGGTTGCCCCTTCTTCCGTGATGCAGGACCAGCTTCGGCCCCTGCTGCGGCTGATTCTGAGCAACGAAAGTGAAGTAAAACGGCTGCTGCAAATCAGAATGGATGAACTGGCAAAGCTGGTGGGTCAGTCTTCCATTCAGAAATCCGTTCTCACCGCCTATTCTAAACAGGGCGGGCACGTACTGGTCCCACAGGATAACCTCGACACCAGCCATTAA
- the fliD gene encoding flagellar filament capping protein FliD produces the protein MASISTLGVGSGLDLSSILDSLEAAEKATLKPISAQQSSYTAKLSAYGSLSSALEKFQTANTALGKADLFTATSTTSSSTAFTATTSGSAIAGKYTIKVTQLAQAQTLTSQQTQLDSKSAIATSDSTLTIQQGGDKKPVTIDISAANSSLTGIRDAINNAKAGVSASIINVGGGEYRLSITSDDTGADNAMTLSVSGDSALQEFLGYDGTDSTKGMEESVTAQDAELYVNNVKITNSSNTISNALEDITLNLSDVTTGNQTLTITKDTSKAETAIKDWVTAYNTLQDTFSSLTKYTAVDAGAESQDTSNGALLGDSTLRTIQTQLKGLLTNTSGSTSIKTLAQIGITSDPSTGQLELDEDKLKTALKTDPSGIKDMFVGDGKKTGVTTTIGSSLTSWLSKTGIIQAAKDGVSKTLNHLTEQYNAASTRIDSLVTRYKAQFTQLDILMNSLNSTSSYLTQQFETTSSSKN, from the coding sequence ATGGCAAGTATTTCAACGCTGGGAGTCGGGTCGGGCCTGGATCTGAGCAGCATTCTGGACAGTCTGGAAGCAGCAGAAAAAGCAACCTTAAAGCCTATTTCGGCTCAGCAGTCCTCGTATACCGCCAAATTAAGCGCCTATGGCTCGTTAAGCAGCGCGCTGGAGAAATTCCAGACCGCAAATACCGCCCTGGGTAAAGCAGATTTGTTTACCGCGACCTCAACGACCAGCAGCAGCACGGCGTTTACGGCCACGACGTCCGGTAGCGCCATTGCCGGTAAATACACCATTAAAGTCACGCAGCTCGCCCAGGCGCAGACGCTGACCAGCCAGCAAACGCAGCTTGACAGTAAATCCGCGATTGCCACCAGCGATAGTACACTCACTATCCAGCAGGGTGGCGATAAAAAGCCGGTTACGATTGATATCAGCGCCGCGAACTCGTCATTAACCGGTATCCGTGACGCCATCAACAATGCCAAAGCGGGCGTCAGCGCCAGTATCATTAACGTGGGTGGCGGCGAGTATCGTCTGTCTATTACCTCCGACGATACTGGCGCAGACAACGCGATGACGTTAAGCGTCAGCGGCGACAGCGCGTTGCAGGAATTTTTAGGCTATGACGGTACTGACAGTACCAAAGGCATGGAAGAGAGCGTTACCGCCCAGGATGCTGAACTGTATGTCAACAACGTCAAAATTACCAACAGCAGCAACACCATCAGTAACGCGCTGGAAGACATCACGCTGAATCTGAGCGACGTGACCACCGGCAACCAGACCTTAACCATCACCAAAGACACCTCGAAAGCGGAAACGGCGATCAAAGACTGGGTGACGGCCTATAACACGCTGCAGGATACGTTCAGCAGTCTGACTAAATATACGGCGGTGGACGCTGGCGCTGAAAGTCAGGACACCAGTAACGGCGCGTTACTCGGCGACTCGACGCTGCGCACCATTCAGACGCAGTTAAAAGGTCTGTTAACGAACACGTCTGGTTCAACCTCTATAAAAACATTGGCGCAAATTGGCATCACGTCCGACCCGAGCACCGGGCAGTTAGAACTGGATGAAGACAAATTGAAAACCGCGCTGAAAACCGATCCTTCCGGTATCAAGGATATGTTCGTTGGCGATGGCAAAAAGACCGGGGTCACCACCACCATTGGCAGCAGCCTGACCAGTTGGCTATCTAAAACCGGCATCATCCAGGCGGCTAAAGATGGCGTGAGTAAAACACTGAATCATCTGACCGAACAATATAATGCTGCCAGCACGCGTATCGATTCACTGGTCACCCGCTACAAGGCCCAGTTCACCCAGCTCGATATTCTGATGAACTCATTAAATTCAACCAGCAGCTATCTGACTCAGCAGTTTGAGACGACCAGTAGCAGCAAAAATTAA
- the yedE gene encoding selenium metabolism membrane protein YedE/FdhT, producing the protein MTWQHFKQAYLIKFWAPAPAVIAAGILSTYYFGITGTFWAVTGEFTRWGGQLLQLAGVHAEEWGYYKLIHLEGSPLTRIDGMMIIGMFGGCFAAALWANNVKLRLPRSRVRIFQAVAGGIIAGFGARLAMGCNLAAFFTGIPQFSLHAWFFALATALGSWFGARFTLLPIFRIPVKMQKVSAASPLTQKPEQARRRFRLGMLVFIGMLGWALLTAMNQPKLGLAMLFGVGFGLLIERAQICFTSAFRDMWITGRTHMAKAIIFGMAVSAIGIFSYVQLGVEPKIMWAGPNAVLGGLLFGFGIVLAGGCETGWMYRAVEGQVHYWWVGLGNVIGSTILAYYWDDLAPTLATRWDKVNLLDTFGPLGGLLMTYAMLFIALMLIIGWEKHFFRRKTIPVTDVKEMA; encoded by the coding sequence ATGACCTGGCAACACTTCAAACAGGCTTACCTGATTAAATTCTGGGCACCTGCTCCCGCCGTTATCGCTGCGGGTATTCTCTCAACGTATTATTTTGGCATTACCGGCACCTTCTGGGCCGTGACCGGCGAATTTACCCGCTGGGGCGGACAGTTACTCCAGCTGGCCGGTGTCCATGCCGAAGAATGGGGATATTACAAACTTATCCATCTTGAGGGGTCGCCCTTAACCCGTATCGACGGAATGATGATTATCGGCATGTTTGGCGGCTGTTTTGCGGCGGCGCTATGGGCCAATAACGTTAAATTGCGTCTCCCGCGTAGCCGGGTTCGTATTTTTCAGGCCGTTGCGGGCGGCATTATTGCGGGTTTCGGCGCGCGTCTGGCAATGGGATGTAACCTTGCCGCGTTCTTTACTGGTATTCCACAGTTCTCCCTGCATGCCTGGTTCTTCGCCCTGGCCACCGCATTAGGATCGTGGTTTGGCGCACGCTTTACCCTTCTGCCGATCTTTCGTATTCCGGTTAAGATGCAAAAAGTCTCCGCCGCGTCGCCGCTGACGCAAAAGCCGGAGCAGGCGCGCCGCCGTTTCCGTCTCGGGATGCTGGTTTTTATCGGCATGCTGGGCTGGGCGCTCCTGACGGCGATGAATCAGCCGAAGCTGGGCCTGGCGATGCTGTTTGGCGTAGGCTTTGGTTTACTGATCGAACGCGCGCAGATCTGTTTTACCTCTGCGTTCCGCGATATGTGGATTACCGGACGCACCCATATGGCGAAGGCCATTATCTTCGGTATGGCGGTGAGCGCCATCGGCATCTTCAGCTACGTGCAGCTGGGCGTTGAGCCGAAAATCATGTGGGCCGGGCCGAACGCCGTGCTTGGCGGCCTGCTGTTTGGCTTCGGCATCGTGCTGGCGGGCGGCTGTGAAACCGGCTGGATGTACCGCGCGGTGGAAGGTCAGGTGCACTACTGGTGGGTCGGGCTGGGTAACGTTATCGGCTCAACGATCCTCGCATATTACTGGGACGATCTCGCCCCGACGCTAGCTACCCGATGGGATAAGGTGAACTTACTGGATACCTTTGGCCCGCTCGGCGGCCTGCTGATGACCTATGCCATGCTGTTTATCGCGCTGATGCTGATTATCGGCTGGGAGAAACATTTCTTCCGCCGTAAAACGATCCCGGTCACCGATGTTAAGGAGATGGCATGA
- a CDS encoding TetR/AcrR family transcriptional regulator, which yields MRKRDDILQAAERLFYENGFHSTSTDQLCQEAKVSTRTFYRYFPSREILTEAVMAARQQRFFEGLHSPDHPQAINQLFSLLEQWMREYGTSGCFFIKAWGEYAREDVRLSALALDFRYALRRYIADCLGNTDPALADTVWILFEGAITSALITGPEAACQAGNAALFLLAHSRDQT from the coding sequence ATGCGAAAAAGAGACGATATCCTTCAGGCCGCCGAGCGGCTGTTCTATGAAAACGGGTTTCATAGCACCAGCACTGACCAACTCTGTCAGGAAGCGAAGGTGTCTACCCGCACGTTTTACCGTTATTTTCCGTCCCGGGAAATATTAACCGAAGCGGTGATGGCGGCACGTCAGCAGCGTTTTTTTGAAGGGCTGCATTCTCCCGATCATCCGCAGGCGATTAACCAGCTATTCTCACTTCTGGAGCAGTGGATGCGCGAGTACGGCACATCCGGATGTTTCTTTATCAAAGCCTGGGGAGAATATGCCCGCGAGGATGTGCGACTGTCCGCGCTGGCGCTGGATTTTCGTTACGCGCTGCGTCGTTATATCGCCGATTGCCTCGGCAATACTGATCCGGCACTGGCGGATACCGTCTGGATATTGTTTGAAGGCGCCATCACCTCTGCATTGATTACCGGCCCTGAAGCCGCGTGCCAGGCGGGTAATGCCGCCCTGTTCCTCCTCGCTCACAGCAGGGATCAAACATGA
- a CDS encoding MFS transporter: protein MKSSLPLAFSGFALIAVTYGLARFSWGLMLPAVNHDIPLRASQAGMIAAASFAAYCIAVLGASPLSARYGSRLSAIITALCAAVGLLLMAMATSPAMLGLGLFIAGLSPGLASPSLADAVSLRVAEYRQPQVNTLINAGTGAGIILSVPILFFMPGGWRAACVVFALIALACLPLIVRYLPVEKRHGDRHRGRTWSSALKRLTVIGFICGFASAAWWSFGPQILQQHLHIESKVTSMLWLLSGGAGILGIFTGPLIRRHGVNTVYRVALLFMTIPLLILTFSHGFHHGLYPAVALAGVGYITLSAVLLVSGAAAIPDAPAAGVGIAFFMLAAGQAVGALTFGRLYVDMGASVTPSLFAATGALMLFFTLSGQSDRCTQ, encoded by the coding sequence ATGAAATCGTCCCTGCCGCTGGCTTTCTCTGGCTTTGCCCTGATCGCCGTCACCTACGGACTGGCACGTTTTTCGTGGGGATTGATGCTGCCAGCGGTTAATCACGATATCCCGTTGCGCGCATCACAGGCGGGGATGATTGCTGCCGCCAGCTTTGCTGCCTACTGCATTGCCGTACTGGGCGCATCGCCACTAAGCGCACGGTACGGCTCCCGGCTGTCGGCCATCATCACGGCGCTTTGCGCGGCGGTAGGATTACTGCTGATGGCGATGGCCACCTCTCCTGCCATGCTGGGACTCGGCCTGTTTATTGCCGGCTTAAGCCCCGGTCTGGCATCGCCGTCACTGGCGGATGCGGTAAGTTTACGAGTGGCTGAGTACCGCCAGCCGCAGGTCAATACGTTGATTAACGCCGGCACCGGCGCAGGTATTATTCTTTCGGTACCCATCTTATTCTTTATGCCCGGCGGCTGGCGTGCCGCGTGCGTCGTATTTGCGCTTATCGCTCTGGCCTGTCTGCCGCTGATAGTGCGCTATCTGCCCGTAGAAAAACGACACGGAGATCGACACCGCGGACGTACGTGGTCCTCGGCGTTAAAGCGTCTGACGGTTATTGGGTTTATCTGCGGTTTTGCCAGCGCGGCATGGTGGAGTTTCGGGCCACAAATCCTGCAACAGCATCTGCATATCGAAAGCAAGGTAACCAGCATGCTATGGTTGCTGAGCGGCGGCGCAGGGATCCTCGGCATTTTTACCGGACCGTTGATCCGTCGTCATGGCGTTAACACCGTTTACCGTGTAGCACTGCTTTTTATGACGATACCGTTGCTGATCCTGACGTTCAGCCATGGGTTTCATCACGGCTTGTACCCTGCGGTGGCGCTGGCTGGCGTGGGCTATATCACGCTCTCAGCCGTGCTGCTGGTGAGCGGCGCAGCGGCCATCCCTGACGCGCCCGCCGCTGGCGTCGGTATTGCCTTTTTTATGCTGGCGGCGGGACAGGCTGTCGGTGCACTCACTTTCGGCAGACTGTATGTCGATATGGGAGCCTCCGTCACGCCCAGCCTTTTTGCTGCCACCGGCGCATTAATGCTGTTTTTCACGTTATCCGGGCAATCCGATCGGTGTACACAATGA
- a CDS encoding RNA polymerase sigma factor FliA, with product MTSLYTAEGVMDKHSLWQRYVPLVRHEALRLQVRLPASVELDDLIQAGGIGLLNAVDRYDALQGTAFTTYAVQRIRGAMLDELRSRDWVPRSVRRNAREVAQAMGQLEQRLGRSATETEVAQHLSIPVEDYRQMLLDTNNSQIFSWDEYHEEHGDGIELVSDEHQRENPLQQLLDSNLRQRVMEAIEALPEREQLVLTLYYQEELNLKEIGAVLEVGESRVSQLHSQAIKRLRSRLGKL from the coding sequence GTGACTTCACTCTATACCGCTGAAGGTGTAATGGATAAACACTCGCTTTGGCAGCGTTATGTACCTCTGGTGCGTCATGAAGCATTGCGCCTTCAGGTGCGCTTGCCGGCGAGCGTTGAACTGGACGATCTGATTCAGGCGGGTGGCATTGGGTTATTAAATGCCGTTGATCGATACGATGCTCTGCAAGGAACGGCATTTACAACTTACGCAGTGCAACGCATTCGCGGGGCGATGCTGGACGAATTGCGCAGTCGGGACTGGGTCCCGCGCAGCGTCCGCCGCAACGCGCGCGAAGTGGCGCAGGCAATGGGACAGCTGGAACAGCGGCTGGGACGTAGCGCAACCGAAACCGAAGTTGCGCAGCATCTCAGCATCCCGGTTGAAGATTATCGTCAGATGCTGCTGGATACCAATAATAGTCAGATCTTCTCGTGGGACGAATATCACGAAGAGCATGGCGACGGTATTGAACTGGTGTCAGACGAACATCAACGGGAAAATCCACTGCAACAATTGCTGGACAGCAACCTGCGCCAGCGCGTCATGGAGGCGATTGAAGCCTTGCCGGAACGCGAACAGCTGGTGCTGACGCTGTACTATCAGGAAGAGCTGAATCTCAAAGAGATCGGCGCGGTCCTGGAGGTCGGCGAGTCGCGCGTCAGCCAGTTGCACAGTCAGGCCATTAAACGTCTGAGGAGCCGCCTGGGTAAGTTATAG
- the yedF gene encoding sulfurtransferase-like selenium metabolism protein YedF, which produces MKTIVPDYRLDMVGEPCPYPAVATLEALPQLKKGEILEVVSDCPQSINNIPLDARNHGYTVLDIQQDGPTIRYLIQK; this is translated from the coding sequence ATGAAAACGATAGTACCGGATTACCGTCTTGATATGGTCGGTGAGCCCTGCCCTTATCCGGCAGTAGCTACCCTGGAAGCGCTGCCGCAATTAAAAAAAGGCGAGATCCTGGAAGTGGTCAGCGATTGTCCGCAGTCGATCAATAATATTCCGCTGGATGCACGCAATCACGGCTATACGGTGCTGGATATCCAGCAGGATGGCCCGACGATCCGTTATTTGATTCAGAAGTAA
- the fliS gene encoding flagellar export chaperone FliS, producing MYGAKGTQTYAKIGVESAVMSASQQQLVTMLFDGALSALVRARLFMQDNNLEGKGLSLSKAINIIENGLKVGLDEESHDELTQNLLALYAYMVRRLLQANLRNDVNAVEEVEGLLRNIAEAWKESLLTPNLIQDPV from the coding sequence ATGTACGGCGCAAAAGGCACGCAAACCTACGCAAAAATTGGAGTGGAAAGCGCAGTGATGAGCGCAAGCCAGCAGCAGCTGGTGACCATGCTGTTTGACGGCGCGCTGAGCGCATTAGTGCGCGCGCGCCTGTTTATGCAGGACAACAATCTGGAAGGAAAAGGACTGTCTCTTTCGAAGGCAATTAATATCATCGAAAACGGCCTGAAAGTGGGCCTTGATGAAGAGAGTCATGACGAATTAACGCAAAACCTGCTGGCGCTCTATGCCTATATGGTAAGACGCCTGCTGCAAGCGAATCTTCGTAATGACGTTAACGCTGTCGAGGAGGTTGAAGGTCTGCTGCGCAATATCGCAGAAGCCTGGAAGGAATCGTTACTTACGCCTAATTTGATTCAGGATCCTGTCTAA
- a CDS encoding flagellin has protein sequence MAQVINTNSLSLITQNNINKNQSALSTSIERLSSGLRINSAKDDAAGQAIANRFTSNIKGLTQAARNANDGISLAQTTEGALSEINNNLQRVRELTVQATTGTNSDSDLSSIQDEIKSRLSEIDRVSGQTQFNGVDVLAKDGTMKIQVGANDGQTISIDLKKINSDTLGLDGFNVENNAKVTVGSAIEKLPDGAPVTITKTGLTGSTDALAGGGVLDGKIYKDGDNYYTQSTGGTNAGYYKVTISDTGAATMSGTQTKEAVDPTNATEVTKYSPPGADVTISAGTKTALGADVALVKLSDANGKDLNTYALQDKDGNLYAAEVDSDDGSVSMKVGSYTDSTGAAVTDQPVKLGGKDGITEVVTDASSGKTYKLSNVSGKDLSDKSNDIATEGPTNKPLAALDDAIAMVDKFRSSLGAVQNQLDSAVTNLNNTTTNLSEAQSRIQDADYATEVSNMSKAQIIQQAGNSVLSKANQVPQQILSLLQG, from the coding sequence ATGGCACAAGTCATTAATACCAACAGCCTCTCGCTGATCACTCAGAACAACATCAACAAAAACCAGTCTGCTCTGTCTACCTCTATCGAGCGTCTGTCTTCCGGTCTGCGTATCAACAGCGCCAAAGACGATGCAGCGGGTCAGGCGATTGCTAACCGCTTTACCTCTAACATCAAAGGCCTGACTCAGGCTGCGCGTAACGCCAACGACGGTATCTCTCTGGCACAGACCACGGAAGGCGCACTGTCTGAAATCAACAACAACTTACAGCGTGTACGTGAACTGACCGTTCAGGCAACTACCGGTACCAACTCTGATTCTGACCTGTCTTCAATTCAGGATGAAATCAAATCCCGTCTGTCTGAAATTGACCGCGTATCCGGTCAGACCCAGTTCAACGGCGTGGACGTACTGGCAAAAGACGGTACTATGAAAATTCAGGTTGGTGCGAATGATGGACAAACTATCTCAATTGATTTGAAAAAAATTAATTCCGATACTTTGGGCCTGGATGGCTTCAACGTTGAAAATAACGCTAAAGTTACGGTTGGTTCTGCAATTGAAAAGCTTCCTGATGGCGCTCCAGTAACAATTACAAAGACAGGTTTAACCGGTTCAACTGATGCTTTAGCTGGTGGCGGCGTTCTTGATGGTAAGATTTATAAAGATGGTGATAACTATTACACTCAATCTACAGGCGGAACTAACGCAGGCTATTATAAAGTAACAATAAGTGATACTGGTGCTGCGACCATGTCTGGCACACAAACTAAAGAGGCCGTTGACCCAACAAATGCTACTGAGGTAACAAAATATAGCCCTCCAGGCGCAGATGTAACCATTTCTGCTGGGACTAAAACTGCATTAGGTGCAGATGTTGCACTCGTAAAACTCTCTGATGCTAATGGTAAAGATCTTAATACTTACGCGTTACAGGATAAAGATGGTAACCTTTATGCAGCGGAAGTAGACAGTGATGATGGCTCAGTTTCAATGAAGGTTGGCAGCTATACAGATTCAACTGGTGCTGCTGTAACTGATCAGCCTGTAAAACTGGGCGGTAAAGACGGTATTACTGAAGTCGTTACTGATGCTTCCAGTGGCAAAACTTATAAGTTAAGCAATGTTTCTGGTAAAGATTTGTCAGATAAATCTAACGATATCGCAACTGAAGGTCCCACTAATAAACCTTTAGCTGCATTGGACGACGCAATTGCCATGGTTGACAAATTCCGTTCTTCTCTGGGTGCCGTACAGAACCAACTGGATTCCGCAGTAACCAACCTGAACAACACCACCACTAACCTGTCTGAAGCGCAGTCCCGTATTCAGGACGCCGACTATGCGACCGAAGTGTCGAACATGTCTAAAGCGCAGATCATCCAGCAGGCTGGTAACTCCGTGCTGTCCAAAGCTAACCAGGTACCACAGCAGATCCTGTCTCTGCTGCAGGGCTAA